The genomic DNA TGTTGTAGCATGAATGTACAAAGTGCACAATTTAAACcaacagttattttcattattgacaTAATGTGTAGGAACTAATTTATTACTCACCATAAATACTTTGGGCGAATAAACTGCTATCTTTATGAATGCAACATACCACCACTTTTGGAAGAAATACCATATGtcaaattcaaaaaaacaccaagttctgttgaagtcattttaaaatctgtttctATTATCCACATTCTCTGAAAACTGTGATCATAATCTTGTGTATATAGAACACCAAATGAATGATGTTttctctgtaatgttgttgttgctgttgtcttgtTGCTAATATTGTCTGTAATGTTTAGTATGTGTTTTACTGTCTTAACTCCCTGCCCAGGgaccacacatgcacattagCTATTTAGCTTACTCTGGTATAGACCTAGATCTGTACATGGTCCCTGTCAACTAAACTATTAAACTAATAGCTTCCACGATGTAGTTGTTGTTCACTGAAATGTACACTTTACTACTACAAAAGTTCAATTCTGCTGTTGACtatgttttaatatttgttatattCCGTAGctaaaatagattaaaaatgaatcaacaGTTTCTAAAACCACttcttttaaagaaaattgAACAAGCACAAATATCAATACATGTTATTGCAAATAAGCTAAATAATAAAGTTTGACCTTTTCAACATTATAGGTCAACTAACAGATCATGGAGATGATCATTAGTAACAGGCCTGGTACATTAGTGATGCATGCTATTATGTGCTGCATTCCCTTTGTAACCTAATGGCCCAGTTTCTTAACCAGAGCTTCATTGTGTGTACCCGGTGAATGCCAGTTTTCatgtacatatatttattgATAAGTTATTATGTGATGATTGGAACCTGCTCTGTGTCCCACACAGGGGTCTGCAGGCCTTTGCCCTACTTTCAAAAACAAACGGCTCCAGAAACAATCCAGTTTAAACCAGGCTGAGCCTTCTCACGGCAGCCCTGTATTTAAAgatgattagattagattgtcATTGTAAGCAACCATGTTATGGAGTGCGACTCCATGTGatgcagcaacaaacacacatgcaccacccataaaaacatcataagaCAACATGAAACCAATGTAAGAATATACTAACACATTTGCATAttgcaaagaaacacacaaaaagcttCAGGGGGAAAACtggctgttttctctctctctctctgtttctctctctctctctctctgagagaTTTGTTCACACATTTACTGCAGCACGTAATTATTAGTAAAGGAACAATGAAGATGTTTGAGCAGTAGTCAGCAGCTTTTCATTACTCTGGTTGGATAATATGAAACAAAATGCTGcagctgcaaaaacacaaaatgataaCCCGTGGAACCATTTGCCAGCAGGTGGTCAATGATTTTTAGTAGAACTTTAGTCCATGATGGGTTTTCTTTTAACAAGAAATAGGAGATTATGTTTGTCCAGGGATATATTTGGTTTTAACTCAAGGGCACATGTTGGCAAACGGTTTACATTAACATGGGTCTACAGCCAGTGCACTACAACTGTTTGCAGTGCATATTTCACAGAACAGCAGCATCAAACATCACATCACTCAATCATTTAACCTCATTGGcttataatattttgtttatgaAAAGGGAAACATTAAGGGATAAATGTTGACTGAAAGTGACAACCTCAAAAAATGcaaaagttaaaagttaaagGCATCTGACTAAATCTGGTTTTCCATGAACATAAACCGTCTGTGTCATTAATTAACTTTGACTGAGTGATGATTTCACTTCCAACTGGGGCAGTCGCTTGTATCATTCTTCATTTCCGAATTCAGCAGCTTGCATTAAACACTTCCATTTCTTCCTCCAGGTTGCCGCTGTAGCTGTTCACTAACCTGCAGAGTGAGCTGAGGCCGCTGTCCTGAAACCTTTTGGTTAAGTTTGGACTCTCTttttaaacaaaccaaaatggctTTGAGCTCATTTGACATCGATGCACCACGATGGGATCAGACTACGTTTATGGGCCGACTGAAGCACTTCTTCAACATCACCGACTGGAGAACGGTGGTCTTACCTGACTCACGCTTAGACGAGGCCAAAGCTTTAGTAGAAAGCTGCAGGTGAGACATTTTTTGCTTTAGTGGGTTATAATTAATTTGTGTGCATAAAATGTCTGCTAATACTAAACAACCAAAGTTAGTAACAAGGGGATCCCTCCTTTCCCTCAAATGCATGTGTTTGCATTtctggctttgttttattttcctgttgaaCGTCTATGTCACCAGGTTACATGCAGATTACCAGGATACTGGTTTGGGTTAAATTGGCTACAGTTGTGGTTCCAGCTAATCAGGAATGTGACATTGTTGACACCTTCTGTAAGCAGATGACCAACCAAAAGTAGAGGTtgactgatgattttttttaatcgattgtctttattttctccatAAAATATAATggttaaatgataaataatgcaACATTTGCTAAACTTCAGTAACCAGTCACTGAACAACATTCTATGTCTGTATGtgcatttatatacagtatttgttttagGGACTTTTATCAAGTTTCCGAGAACAATAATATATTTGTTATAACTGTAAATATCAGGCCAGTCTTCCTCTAATCGAAAGGTAAAACAGATAATTTTTACATGGGAGGGGAAATTTGTTCATAAACCGATTCTAGatgaaatttgttaaaaacAGAACTCGCAAGCATTTTAAATTCCTGCCGTTCTAGTTTGTCTCTCCACAGCAACAGAGCCAAAGCGTCATGGGTGTTGTCATATTTACCGTAGATATGGCTGCCATGTCAAAATGATGGATAAAACACGATTTCTCAAAAGAAAGTATATCTGGTGGCCATAACACCAGCTcgtcattattcattattctggTACAGTCCTGAGTTTCTATAATAACATTTATAAGGGAAtatgtcacagaaacacacttcaGGAAGTCCATGCTGCTCCCTCTTGTTTCATTACTTCCTGCCATAGttaagaacttttttttttgctcagtagATGAATgattgtgtttcctgtgtttgctttaaaataaaagcctccccgttttttttttgtgtttttttgcttttagtGTGAAGCAGCAGTTGTGGAAGGCATTTTTTTTATGCCGTGTTAAGAGTGTAAACGTTGAACAGTTGCTCTGACATTGATGGGAAACATTGTAATTTTTGGgtttaatggtttttttttgcacatttttaaaataaaaacaaaccaatttGATGAATTGAATAGTGTTAACACCTTCACATTCTTCTGATCTATTAAGTGACAAAACAAACTGTCATTGCGCTTTATGTGGTCGCTGAACTAAAATGCATTTGACACACCTGTGTTTTAGTGCATCAATTATCTTATTGCATACAGTACGGAAGGCTCTTAGTGCAGAGTTTATAAACTGTTTTATGGTGAACTTTCCCATTGTAACATTTGGCCTCATATCCTGCAGTTTCAAcatgataaatgtgtgtgtgtgtgtgtttttgatgctCTCTAGGGCAGGGTCCATCCCTCCAGGCACAacagaggagcagctccacTACGCAAAGAAGCTGTACGACTCGGCCTTCCACCCAGACACGGGAGATCGCATGAACCTCATTGGTCGCATGTCCTTCCAGGTGCCTGGAGGCATGGCCATCACCGGCTTCATGCTGCAGTTCTACAGGTAGCAAAGAGCAAACGGAATGAGCTGCAGTTTACCACATAGAACAGTTTCACAGagaagggttttgttttttttaaccatatgCTTCTAGGACAGTTCCTGCTGTGGTCTTCTGGCAGTGGGTGAATCAGTCCTTCAACGCTCTGGTCAACTACACAAACCGTAACGCTGCCTCTCCAATCACTCCCAAGTAAGATCTTGTAAGACTCTATTAACATTTAGGTCAAGTGTCCTCAATCAAACACAACCCACCATCTGGAGTGGAGGAGGACTGACGCTGCTTTGCATGTCTCAGTCTcactagggctgtcactttttcctaAAATCAAGTTTAAAGAAATAGTGAGTCACAAGATGTTTCTTCAAAGATATTGGCTATTCCccctcacccacacacaaatgtaacaaCATTATTTAATATTGCTAATGAGGTTGAACACTTGTTGCAATGTGCATCTCTCATCCGTCCTCTGCCGGCTCACTGGGGCTTTTCAAATGCTTAAGTGTCATGATTCTCGACTCAGGAGAACGGTTTAGCTTCCTTTTATGTTAATCTcaattttcacagcaaaacaacaagaGGGCATTGAAAGTAGATCTGAAGCCATGCTGCGCTcgcagcgccctctgctggaccatgcGGTTCTTACTTCAGGTGGCCTGGTGCGCTTccaggctgtatattttgaactccAAAATGCCATTATGGTTCAAGGTTTACACGTTTGAACAGAGATCtaaatttttaataaaaaaaaaaaatgtgtgtgtattaaatcTAATTTGAATATATGTAATCAGCTGTTATGTGTCACAGGCAGATTGGTGTAGCCTACATCACAGCAACCAGCACAGCATTGGCAACAGCAGTCGGACTGAACCTCTACACAAAGGTGCCAACATTTAATTTGCTTATGATGATCTTTATTAGATGCAACAAATACAAAGACAGTTCAAGAAGTACATCACCAATATTTAAGTATAAGTAAGAGTAGTTGGTATATTTTGAACACATAATgtacttgtttttcatttgataTATAGATGTTTTACAATTTACTGATAATATTTAAACAAGCATTTTGTTAAGTGGCCAAATGAAACTATAATTTActatatttattatcatttacgCCTGTGTTTTACATACGGTAACATCAAAAGTGGGTGATGTGAGATCAGGGATGATGTTTGAcacctgtttttgtttatgttttgttctcATCTCCTGCAGAAAGCTCCTCCTCTTGTGGCTCGCTGGGTTCCTTTTGCTGCAGTGGCTGCAGCTAACTGTGTTAATATTCCTATGATGAGGCAACAGTGAGTCCTCTTGtcgtctgttttttatttataacttGATAATGTACATGTAAAGAGACACTCTTGACATATAGTCATGCATGAACTTTTTTACATTCAGTgtcaatttgtgtgtgtgtgtgtgtgtgtgtgtgtgtgagagataacACACGCTTAAGACCTGTAAAAATAATACTAGATCTATAGTTGAAGGAGCGCTCTGCTAGTTTTGCTCGTCAAAGTGGTGTCTGCTGTGGCCAAGGACACGTTTTCTCCCTTCCTATTTCAACTATTGACATATATGGCTGCTGTATACCAGCAGGATAATTGGAGAACAGCAGCCGTCTATGACAGAAATGACAACAGACAATTAGTGAGGCAAGGTCTGTTTCAGCCAGCAATGACCATCCTCTTTTGGAGGAATTTGTTCCCCTCCCATCAGTTTGGAGATACAGGCTACCTACGACCAAGTGCAACCAAATCCTCTGACACTTTAAGGATCACTGTATCATTTTGCTTATTCATATTGTTGCTTAAAAGATTATTTGTGGCTGAGTTTTTATCAGGTTGCTTGCCATATTTTGTGTTCTGGCCTTGTGTCCTTATCTGTTGTGTCCCGTCTTGTCTTTTTTAACCACAGCTGCAAACCAAATTTCCCCCTTGAGGGAcattaaactgaactgaactgataaCACCAGCTGACTAAAAAAGGACAAGTTGAGAAGATAGTGTAAAGTGACTGATTCATTTGCTTATAAAATGTCCTTAAATGTGTACATGTCAGCCTTTTTCGTCCACGCCATGCTCAAAGTCCGGCTTTGTAAAGTAAACCTCAACGACTATTAAGTATTGATCATAAAATTGAGTTCAGATATTCATGTTCCCCTCAGGAAACGTCTGCAATGACTTGGTTGGTTCTTAAACTTAAAATCTAGCACCATCATGTGGTCAAAATTATAAATACATCCAGTATGTTGACTCATGTCCTGATTCCTGTTGATAAATTCAGTTCCAACAttcctaactttttttttttaactaatctacccttttattttaacaaactaTCTTTTTGTCATGATTGTCATGATCACAAACGTTCACCCTAAAGCTctgatgtcattttaaacattcaCCAAGACGGAGAGGAGCATGAGAATTCAATCGATCTTCAGCATGACTTTCTTTCTGTTTACCAGGGAAATTCTGAATGGCATCGCTGTCACGGATGAAAATGGGAACAAACTGGGTCACTCTACGGTCGGCACACTTCGAAAACCCACCGTCATTGATTtagttgaaataaatgaaaattctTACTAATGTACAACTGATGTTTAAATCCCTTGTCATCTCGCTTAAGAAAGCGGCAGCAAAAGGCATCACGCAGGTGGTCATCTCTCGGGTCACCATGGCTGCACCTGGCATGAGTATGTTTCATTTACTAATTAGAttactgtgatgtttttaaatccaGAGATAAATGACAACGAATACAATATAGAAACACAagacctaaaaacaaacaataacacaataaaatactgcATTGTTTTATGTCATCCTAatggtttttctttcttctgccaGTTGTCCTCCCCATCATCATGCAGAGGCTGGAAAAGTACAAGTTCATGCAGGTTGGATGTTTGTCCTCACGCCCGTTCCTCCTGCTAATGTTTGCAACATGAATGTGTGCATCTGGTATCAAGTTGTCCTCTTGTCTTTTCACAGAGAATCACATTTCTCCACGGACCAATTCAAGTGATGATGGTGGGCGTGTTGTAAGTAGAGAGGGTCATGGTGTTCACAGGAAGTTAAATGTCCTTGGAGTATTCTATTGTTGGGAAAACAAACAACCTGACTTttgctcttttcatttttcaagtTTAATCTTCATGGTGCCAGCTGCCTGCTCCCTGTTCCCTCAGCGATGGTAATGATGACACTGTCGCGTACAAACATAATTGTGCATTTGAATCACATTGGAtgttttgcatgttcttcctgtgtgtgcgtgggttttctccgggttctccggtttcctcccacagtccaaaaacatgcacatttggggattagacaaattggtgagagtggatggttgtttgtctctgttgcCTTTCGCCTCATGccacctgggattggcaccagtagccctgcgaccctcatgtgtaggataaagcggtagaagatggatgatttTAATCAATCCAATGTCTTCCTCTCACTTTAGTTTGAGTGGCACACATCAAATCAACCAAATGACACACAAATAGTGAAAAGCCTCCTGACAGAGTTTATTTATCGACTTGGGAATGGGTTTTATTTAGTTGAAGAATCTATAAAATTAAGCAGGGTTATATTTTGTTCTCAAGGATATGGCGCTTAAAAAACAATACCAACCTAAAGTTAATGTaacataacattaaaaatacatttttgtagCTGAATTTTATTGGAAATTGACCTGCTCAAAAGAAGAGAGCAAGAATAACACTTTTATATTTCCTTCTAAGATGTGTGTCTTGATTTGACCAAGTGGCAACCAGTTGTGATGTCACCCATAAGCACCCATTTTAAAGCCTgtgccatgttgacattttgtcagAAGTTCAGAGtctgtcacactggtgtccactcatatgtgccttGTTTTATCATCCGTTTTCCTCTAAACGGGAACAAATTTAACAAATTGGATATCAAgttttattgaagaagacctgaaactagtgttGACACCATTAACTCCtgaggaaaatgttttaaaacattataaatcaagtgagaggtAGAAACTTCTTTTCCCATTGAGTTCTTTAAACAGAGTTCTTTGTGCAACTAGCAGAGTCACCCTGTGGTGGTTAGTCATTACATTCTTACTTGTAGACTACAGCCTCTTGTTATAAACAGTCTATAGTTGTTGCAAGGCTCAAACACAGAGCAGCTTCActtgcaaagacacacaaagacagcacTGGTCAGTCAGATACTGTATATCCAGGCTCACATTTCTAATGGACTATTTAGTGAAGCGGAGGGATCTATCTACAGTTACCTTGTGagcctcaaaaaaaaaagagacaaaacttCAGCCCTGGTGGTCTAAACATCTGTGTATTGGAGTGCCAGAGGTCGTGACTTCCCGGGATTATATTTCATCATCTCACTGTCAGtggcgacaaaaaaacaacaccccCACACCGAGGCTGCGTTTGGTTTCTTTCAAACACAGATCATTTCTGTGGGAATGCAGTGTCTTTGGAGAGAgctgacacattttaaaaacactggctgctttgtgttgtcagtgtggACACAGGGGAAAAAACGGATGTGAGTAAGCCTGACTGTGGGCTTTATCACCTCTTAGCACACTGGCAAACCTTTTTCTATACATAATTGCTGTACTACAACAGATACACTACTGTTAAATctcccttttttgttgttgttttaagttCTAATTATACCAAATCCTGGTGTTTATGTTGCATTTTAGACCTGAACTGAACTGAGGTTAAACCAGATCCCTGCTCCAGTGCTGCTGAAAGAAGATATGATTTAGCTTTGTGATTGTTTGgtatttaaacttttaaacagaAATGACTTGAGAAGGTGATTTTGTTATTTAGGGAAGTCTAGACACAGATTTCCTTCTGGTCTGTCATACTTAAAGTGATGCATtcatttgggggggggggggtagtagTTTGTTGTGTAAAACAACCAACCTAACCTGTGCTTCTTTCTGTCCATGTTCACCTCCATCTTTCTGTCACAGCTCCATGGCCGTGTCGAAGCTGGAGCCGGAGCTGAGAGACTCCATCAGGTCACAATATGGAGACCGCGTACAACAAGTCTACTTCAACAAAGGCCTGTGAGGCTGAACGTGCTGATAACTGTTACCTCTCTGACACACTACACCGGTTACATACTGTACGCTCATGTAATTTTGTTGCCATGTTCTAATTATTAGTATTCAATCATTTGATGGTGATTAGCTTTGATATCGAATGTATACTTTTCTGTGggactttctttctttgtatcTGATTCGGCTTTTCTTTCTATGGGGTCTTAATTTCTGTAGTATTCTCTCCTGATGACAAACCAAACGGTCTCTTCTCAGGAACTACACATTACTGAGTCACGCTCGGATCAGTTTGTCTCTCATGGCGTGACTCGTCTGTTGAGAAATGCGTCTGCCTGTCAAGTCTCTTGCAGTCTGTGCCTTCCACAAAATGACCATGACGCTGCTggatctttctctttttttaattattttaagtgATATTGGATTTACTAATGAGCCATAGAAATCCTTCTATGCAGAGGAGAAGTCAGGCAGAGGATACTGCCCTCTTCTGCCAGAACAAAGGTAGTTGTTCGGACTGGTGtgcatgatatttttttttcaaggttttATCAGTTACCAGAATATTTCACTGTGTAAACTTTGAATAAGTTGGAATAAATTCACATATTTGGAATATAGCgctgtgaagtgttttttttttttttttaattctgcttGTTTTATAGTGGACCACTCATTCAAATTTGTACAGAAAGAATTGCAGAGTTGTCAAATTCACTGCTCACAAGTGTATTTCCCATTTTAAAGTGCTGTGCAAAAGAAGACGAcccagagtttgcatgttctctctgtgtgtgtgtgtgtgtgtgtgcgcgcgtgcgtgcgtgcgtgcgtgcgtgtctctatatgtggccctgtgatggactggtgacctgtccagagtgtacaccgccttttgccctatgtcagctgggattgaaaGTGCTGTGCAAATGAACATTTCGGGCCACTGAGTGACTCCCCATTTACAggaagacacagaaaaacatgtcacatgtgtATTGGGCATCATGTGATCTGAAATTAAACTACAACAACTTCACAGTTAAAACTACGTACAACAACAAGTTCAACATGAGTAAAGAACTCAATTCACCGccactgtttttaattttgggGGATGTTGTCTTTTCTTCTGAGCCCTCATTTTTCCTTTAGTCTGGGATACAAACTCGTTTGAAAGGCCTTGCACAAGACTTTGAGACttaatttattattactttgaGACTTCATTTATTACATATTCTTAATGTTTGTAACATGCTGTCAAACATTTAATTGCAATGAattgttattgtcattttggTGCACATAGCACtgcatatataaaaaagaagtgGCAGCAGCATGTGTACATATAGTCCTGTGAGCAAACACAagttaaaaatatcaaaaaattgatttgtttaaaaacatttaatttgataAATTATACAACATTTACAGAAATAGAACAAAAAGTAAGTTGCTAAAGTGCTTTATATTAGAAGTGGTTAATTTAGAAGGAAAGTAATAAAAACGAAAAGGTAATGGTTATTGTCTTTACACCTCATTGTGGCCCTGCAGACGCAGGACACAGCGCCCTCTACAGGCTCAGGCCGTCAACAGCGGGAGGAGTGGTCACACGGGCCGCTTTATAAAACCGCCTCGACCTCAGTGAGGAAAACACTCCAGTGAAGACACACATCAGCTGACTCTGGCTAGAGTAGGACCAAGACTCACCGAGCTCATCCGTGTCACCTCACCTCAGTCCCGGAGCTTAGCGAGCGGACACTCCGCTGTTGTTGACGTCgccaggaaaaagaagaaggaaaaaaaacaggaggggGAGacgctgttactgctgctgctgctgctgctggatccTCACTGCAACGCATTTGATCTGCGCAGcgacaaagagacagaagacagacatCACCACACCAGTGTTTACCAAAAATGCCGTTTTCAGTGAACGGCGTTCTGTGCACGCTGGCGCTGCTGCTCCTGTGGAGGGCGGAGGAGCTGGCGGAGGCTTGCAGCTGCGCTCCGGTGCATCCGCAACAGGCGTTCTGCAACGCCGATGTAGGTGAGTACAGCACCGaggactgagtgactgactgactgctgctgttgctgctgctgctgttgttgttgttgttgttgttgttgttgttgtttacttggCCCGTGATGTTGCGCCAGCCTCCAGCACTGATGACTGAGTCACAGTGATGTGTGCTGCAGCTGAATGGGCAGTAAGAAGCTGCTGGAAAACCTCAAGGTGGAGGCTGTTGCTCCACAAGGCCATGGCCCATACAGTttacatatattacatttcAGTCTAcacacaacattattattattttcactattattgttattttatttctcacttGTCATCTATGTCAGGGACCCATTGggtgaaaatggaaaacttTGAATGGACAAACACATGGTCATTTTGATGTACAGTGTCCATAATCCTCACTGTAACATAACATGGTGTTAATATGACACATGTATGGTCATTATCTCCTCCTGATTcctctgtgacatcacagttatGGGCCTTTTTTGAAATCCACAGTAAGGAAACTACGCTGTTGCATGTCATGCCAGGGTGTAAGTGCACTGTGTAATATTcaggatggaaggaaggaaggagtcTGCCACCATCATTGTCTATATAACGCttcagcagagtgtgtgtttaccaGGCTTCAccctcctcagcagcagcagcggcggtagcagcagcagcagcagtagcagtgtcTCCTGGCTTTTGCAGGGCAACGTGGCACAAGACAGGAAAAGAGACAAGGAGGgaaagagcagagaggaggacaagggatggagagagtgaagagaaatTTTACTTAGGGGAGGGGAAGGGGATTTGAATCTCAACCACAGAATATGTCACATCTAGagctttccttctctctctctctccctctctctcttttttttttttattaatttccatTCCTGCCCTGCTTCTTCCTGTGAGGGTGGTGCTGGGAGGAATTGCAGGAATGCTGCTGGGATTTTCCCAACTTTACTCCGGTgtaacacagggacacacactttcacagacAACATGCACGCCCCACTGCCATGCATGgtagactctctctctctcccatttctctctctctctctctctctctctctccctctctctctctctctcacactctcacacacacacacacacacacacacacacacacagtgacatctgGCTGTCAGTTCAGGGCGTTTCAGGGGAGAAACCAATAAAAGTCACGGTCAAAGTTAAAATATGCATGGTATCCTTGAGAATGAGAACGCTGAAGAccacactcttcttcttctctctgcatCTGTTCTTCCTTCTCTCATGTGCCTCAGTGTCTgcatatgtgcgtgtgtgtgtgtgtgtttttgtgggcaGTGTGTAATGTATTGCAAAATGACAGGTCTATTTTTCAGGTGTGACTCAACCACTCGTTGAGGTTGCAGCTCTCGGTGAgacagtgtgtctcacagtggaGGTGTATGTGAGGCCTTATCTGCATGGAAACAGAAATTT from Solea solea chromosome 21, fSolSol10.1, whole genome shotgun sequence includes the following:
- the sfxn2 gene encoding sideroflexin-2, which translates into the protein MALSSFDIDAPRWDQTTFMGRLKHFFNITDWRTVVLPDSRLDEAKALVESCRAGSIPPGTTEEQLHYAKKLYDSAFHPDTGDRMNLIGRMSFQVPGGMAITGFMLQFYRTVPAVVFWQWVNQSFNALVNYTNRNAASPITPKQIGVAYITATSTALATAVGLNLYTKKAPPLVARWVPFAAVAAANCVNIPMMRQQEILNGIAVTDENGNKLGHSTKAAAKGITQVVISRVTMAAPGMIVLPIIMQRLEKYKFMQRITFLHGPIQVMMVGVFLIFMVPAACSLFPQRCSMAVSKLEPELRDSIRSQYGDRVQQVYFNKGL